One genomic region from Alosa alosa isolate M-15738 ecotype Scorff River chromosome 12, AALO_Geno_1.1, whole genome shotgun sequence encodes:
- the dipk1b gene encoding divergent protein kinase domain 1B, translated as MPRSLRRLLHLVLFCPLSKGLQSRMPAVKVKYLLLVWVGILLASWVLYMQYSSYSELCRGHVCHMVICDHYRRGIIAGSACKALCEERTLNLQRCLSTSSTHQVYNGMWKEKAVVIKCGIEEAAGGEGVPGSALRPESSLFDKPARGTSMDEFREMLHSFLKDSLGEQASLSTLVARVVTLADVNQDGKVSLAEAKSVWALLQVPELLVLLALAGREHTPRLLGFCGHLYVTERVAHGALWRLEVPPALHPVVPEAVGVALNRWLAPAWPRRARISIGLLEFVEDAFHGAYGSFLMCDSGPARVGYSQQYDCKMADLRGVASEAAVRGHLRGRPCQTNADCTYGRDCTATCDRLARQCNTEVVQPNLAKVCALLQGFLLFGAPADLHADLDKQLRTCVTLSGLASQMEVHHSLVLNNLKTLLWKKISNTKYS; from the exons TCTCGTATGCCAGCTGTGAAAGTGAAGTATTTGCTGCTGGTGTGGGTGGGTATCCTGCTGGCCAGCTGGGTCCTCTACATGCAGTACTCGTCCTACTCCGAGCTGTGCAGGGGACACGTCTGCCACATGGTCATC TGTGACCACTACCGTAGAGGAATTATTGCTGGCTCAGCATGTAAGGCTCTGTGTGAGGAGAGAACCCTCAACCTGCAGAGATGTCTGTCCAcgtcatcaacacatcag GTATACAATGGGATGTGGAAGGAGAAGGCAGTGGTTATAAAGTGCGGAATTGAGGAGGCAGCCGGTGGTGAGGGCGTCCCGGGCTCTGCCTTGCGGCCGGAGAGCAGCCTCTTTGACAAGCCGGCCCGGGGCACCTCCATGGACGAGTTCAGAGAGATGCTGCACTCTTTCCTCAAG GATAGTCTGGGAGAGCAAGCATCACTTAGTACACTGGTAGCACGGGTGGTCACACTGGCTGACGTCAACCAGGACGGCAAGGTGTCTCTGGCCGAGGCGAAGTCGGTGTGGGCGCTGCTTCAGGTGCCCGAGCTGCTAGTGCTGCTAGCGCTGGCCGGCCGCGAGCACACGCCGCGCCTGCTCGGCTTCTGTGGCCACCTCTACGTGACGGAGCGCGTGGCCCACGGCGCCCTCTGGCGGCTGGAAGTGCCACCCGCCCTGCATCCCGTGGTCCCGGAGGCGGTTGGCGTGGCGCTCAACCGCTGGCTGGCCCCCGCCTGGCCGCGGCGGGCGCGCATCAGCATCGGCTTGCTGGAGTTCGTGGAGGACGCCTTCCACGGCGCCTACGGCAGCTTCCTCATGTGCGACTCGGGCCCGGCACGCGTGGGCTACAGCCAGCAGTACGACTGCAAGATGGCCGACCTGCGCGGCGTGGCCAGTGAGGCGGCCGTGAGGGGCCATCTCCGTGGCCGCCCGTGCCAGACCAACGCCGACTGCACGTACGGCCGCGACTGCACGGCCACCTGCGACCGCCTGGCGCGCCAGTGCAACACGGAGGTGGTGCAGCCCAACCTGGCCAAGGTGTGCGCGCTGCTCCAGGGCTTCCTGCTCTTCGGCGCCCCCGCTGACCTCCACGCCGACCTGGACAAGCAGCTGCGCACCTGCGTCACCCTCAGCGGCCTGGCCAGCCAGATGGAGGTGCACCACTCACTGGTGCTCAACAACCTCAAGACGCTGCTCTGGAAGAAGATCTCCAACACCAAGTACTCCTGA